The Terriglobia bacterium genome segment GGCCGCTTCCACTGCGCGCACCAGCGCTCCACATGCTGTTCCGACCGGAACAGAAGCATGGTCTTTCAGGTGAAAACGATGTCGTCGTACCAACGGCAGGCGGGAACGGCAATGTGGATCGTGCCCGCCGGCGCACGCAGCTTCCCGTTGCTGATCTCCAGCAACATGCGGTGATTGCAGCATCCGCAGGCGGCATCAATCGTCGCGTCGCGGTCGAGCATGGCGGGAATGCCGAGCGCGTCCCAGATACAGTTGCCCCACCATCGGCGCTTGCCGGCCTGCACCGGAAAGGCGGTGGGCACGGCGGAAAAGGGAGCGGCGCGCCACAGTTCGCCATTGTCCTGAATACAGAATGCGTGGGTTTGGGCGAGGCGTCGCAGTCCGGCGCGGACGGCGCGTGTCGAGGCG includes the following:
- a CDS encoding alkylmercury lyase family protein; the protein is MPRDQHSVVSDCALRLCIYRHFIDRGGAPTVAEMAAAMRASTRAVRAGLRRLAQTHAFCIQDNGELWRAAPFSAVPTAFPVQAGKRRWWGNCIWDALGIPAMLDRDATIDAACGCCNHRMLLEISNGKLRAPAGTIHIAVPACRWYDDIVFT